In the Manis javanica isolate MJ-LG chromosome 14, MJ_LKY, whole genome shotgun sequence genome, one interval contains:
- the LOC140845949 gene encoding olfactory receptor 14A2-like, translating into MSNLLIITLITLDLQLQTPMYLFLKNLSLLDVFLVSVPIPKFIVNNLTHNTSISILGCASHVLLMTSFSAGEIFVLTAMSYDRYVAIYCPLHYEVFRSGGTCALMAGVSWVTGGLFGAVYTVGTFSMPFCGSNVIPQFFCDVSSLLRMSCSETRMIVYVSIGLGMCLGMSCFICIMICYISIFSTVLKIPTTKTLSRAFSTCLPHLIVLTLFMTTACFVDLKPPSNSPSVTERLLSVIYTVVPPTVNPVIYSLRNKDMKQALLRLLHRTHGQNSHFM; encoded by the coding sequence ATGAGTAACCTTCTGATCATTACTCTCATCACCCTAGACCTGCAGCTACAAACACCCATGTACCTCTTCCTGAAGAATTTGTCCTTACTGGATGTCTTCCTCGTGTCTGTCCCAATCCCAAAATTCATTGTCAACAACCTAACTCACAACACTTCTATTTCCATTTTAGGATGTGCTTCCCATGTACTCTTAATGACTTCCTTTTCAGCAGGTGAGATATTTGTGCTCActgccatgtcctatgaccgctatgtggcgaTTTACTGTCCTCTGCACTATGAGGTCTTCAGGAGTGGTGGCACCTGTGCCCTGATGGCTGGTGTTTCCTGGGTTACTGGGGGGTTATTTGGAGCTGTGTACACAGTTGGCACATTTTCCATGCCCTTCTGTGGCTCCAATGTGATTCCACAGTTTTTTTGTGATGTCTCCTCATTACTAAGGATGTCCTGCTCTGAAACACGAATGATAGTTTATGTGAGTATTGGACTAGGTATGTGTTTAGGCATGTCTTGTTTTATCTGTATCATGATCTGttacatttctattttctccaCAGTGCTGAAGATTCCTACCACGAAAACTCTGTCTAGAGCTTTCTCCACATGCCTTCCCCATCTCATTGTTCTCACCCTTTTTATGACAACTGCCTGTTTTGTTGATCTCAAACCACCTTCAAACTCACCATCAGTTACTGAGAGGCTGCTTTCTGTGATCTACACTGTGGTACCTCCAACAGTGAACCCTGTAATCTACAGCCTCAGGAACAAGGACATGAAGCAGGCTCTGCTGAGATTGCTGCATAGGACACATGGCCAAAACTCTCACTTCATGTAA
- the LOC118973877 gene encoding olfactory receptor 5B12-like has protein sequence MTVKLNVKTDYGQTADENRALTPTSQAARPGSPTTAPAASAAGPGLERPLWREGIDGYNLIPVTHFILRGLSDLPEVCYPLSVVFAVTHQVTLVGNWAILLAIGMKKRLRTPMYYFLANLSLLDILCPSATVPWMLDNLLTGNHSIFFLDCALQLYFLVALVGTEVFLLTVMAYDQYMAICFPLHYTLIMTKARCAQLAAGFLHSLLHTVSTFQLSFCKSNRVNQYYCDIPPVVALSCSSTYMAEMLVLVVGGVSGIGAFLTTFISYIYIISTILKIQSVEEKQKAFSTCASRLLVVCLFYGTAIFTYIHPSSSHHSPDRDRRIAMLYGVITPMLNPMIYSLGNTEVKGALGRVLCH, from the exons ATGACCGTCAA ACTAAATGTAAAAACAGACTATGGCCAGACCGCAGATGAAAACAGAGCTCTGACTCCAACCTCCCAAGCAGCCAGACCAGGGAGTCCGACCACAGCCCCTGCAGCATCAGCAGCAGGGCCAGGACTCG AAAGACCCCTGTGGAGAGAGGGGATAGACGGCTACAATCTCATCCCcgtgactcactttatcctcaggGGGCTCTCTGACCTCCCCGAGGTGTGCTATCCTCTCTCTGTGGTCTTTGCCGTCACCCACCAGGTCACCTTGGTGGGAAATTGGGCCATTCTCTTGGCCATCGGAATGAAGAAGAGGCTGCGCACACCCATGTATTACTTCCTGGCCAATCTGTCCCTCTTAGACATATTGTGCCCATCAGCTACTGTCCCCTGGATGCTGGACAACCTCTTGACTGGGAATCACAGCATTTTCTTCCTGGACTGTGCTTTGCAGCTTTATTTCCTGGTGGCCCTGGTGGGGACTGAGGTCTTCCTTCTCACTGTCATGGCTTATGACCAGTACATGGCCATCTGCTTCCCCCTCCATTACACCCTCATCATGACCAAGGCTCGCTGTGCCCAGCTGGCAGCAGGGtttctccattccctcctccaTACGGTATCCACCTTCCAACTGTCTTTCTGCAAGTCCAATCGGGTTAACCAGTACTACTGTGACATCCCCCCAGTGGTGGCCCTCTCCTGCTCATCCACCTACATGGCAGAAATGCTTGTTTTAGTGGTAGGAGGTGTCTCGGGAATTGGTGCCTTCCTAACTACCTTCATCTCTTACATTTACATCATATCCACCATCCTAAAGATTCAGTCTGTGGAAGAGAAGCAGAAAGCCTTCTCCACATGTGCCTCCCGCCTCCTGGTGGTCTGTTTGTTCTATGGCACAGCCATCTTCACCTACATTCATCCCTCTTCAAGTCACCACTCCCCAGACAGGGACAGACGCATCGCCATGCTCTATGGGGTTATCACCCCAATGCTAAACCCTATGATCTACAGCTTGGGGAACACAGAGGTGAAAGGGGCACTCGGCAGGGTCCTATGTCACTGA